GCGCACGCGTCGGCTTTTCGGGCCTATCTCAAGACAGTGCGGCACGCGTACGACTTCGACGCGATCCTGAAAGGCGACGCGCGCTGGCCGGCCGCGCCGGCCGACCGCGACCTGCTCTATTTCCTGGCCGAGACGTTTCGCGCGCGGCTGGCCCGCGAGCTGCCGGCCGACAAGCGGCACGCCTCTCCGGCGGCCCGAAAGTTTGCCTTCCGCGCCAAGGGTTTGCTGGTCGAGCTGGCGGAGATCTCGTTGGAGATCGCGCAACTGGCGATCGCCAACAACGACGACGGCTCGCCGTCGCTGCCGTCGTGGTTTCTGCTGGAGGCGGCGCGTGACCTGCCGCGGCTGGTCGCGGCGCGGTCCGGGTCGTGAGCCGGCAGGCCGCGGCCAACAAACGCAAGGAGCGCCGGCTGGCTGCGCTGCAGGGTGGCTGGCGGATCGTCTACGGACATCCGGCCCTCGGCCGGCTGGCCGAGAGCGTGCCGGCGAGCGACGCCGGTTCGATGGGTGGCACGTACGCGGTCGTGGACACCTCCGGGTGTGTCCACCAGAACACCGAAATCGACGTGGAGCCGGCCGAATGGGCGTGGATTTTCACGCATCTGCTGCTTCATCTCGGCCTCGGTCACCTCGAGCGCGAGACGTTGCTGGAGGCCGACGCGATTTTGCCGGACGGCACAGTCGATCCCGCGTACGTGGCCGCGGGTTGCGTGGCGGCCAACCGGTTCGCCGCCTCCGTACGCGTCGGCAAACCGCTGGTCTGGCTGCCGGCTTTTCCGGACGGCACCGAGGAAAGCCTGCGTACGAGCTGGCGCCAGGACGGCATACCGCCGGAGTTTCGCAGCTGTGGCACCGGTGGCGACGGTCCGTGCCTGGTGATCGCCGACGACTTTCATCAGCCGCGGCCGGTCCAACCGTGGCTCAAACGGCCGGTGTATCCGGATCTTTTCACCGCTGGCCTGGCAGACGCGATCACCGCGGCGGTGCAGAGTGCGGCCGAGGCACGGGGTCAGGTCGTCCGCGGAAAGGCCATGCGTGCGTGGGACCATGCGCTGGCCTGGTTCGTGTCGTCGTATCCACTGCTCGGCGCGGTCGCGACCGGTCTGACGATCGTCAGCGACGTGGACCTCGCGCAGGCGTGGGACATCTCGATCGCCGCCGTGAACGCCGAATTCGGCGAGATCTATGTGAATCCTTACGCGAGCCTGTCGACGGACGAGTGGCGTTTCGTGCTGGCGCACGAAATGTTGCACGCCGCGCTCCGGCACGGCGACCGCGCCGATGGCCGCGACCATTACTTGTGGAATGTCGCCTGCGACTATGTCATCAACGGCTGGCTGGTCGACATGGCCGTCGGCAGCATGCCGCCGGACTGTCTTTACGACCAGAGCTTGGCCGGCCTGTCAGCGGAATCCATCTACGACACGCTGGTCACCGACCTGCGGCGCGCGCGAAGGCTGACGACCTTCGGTGGCCGCGCCGCCGGTGACATCCTCGGCGACTGGCTGTCCGCGCCGGCCGCGGCCGACCGCCGATCGTCTCGCCGTGCGCCGGCGTTGCCGTGGGACGGTCGCGTCAAGGGCACCAGCCTGGACGACTTCTATCGGCGTGCTTTGGCGGCAGGACTGGAATATCACCACGAGTCCGGTCGCGGCAGGTTGCCGGCCGGCCTGGAGGAGGAGATCCGCGCGCTCGACCATCCGCCGCTGGACTGGGACGCGCGGCTGGCCCGCTGGTTCGACGAGCACGTCCGGCCACCGGAGCCGGTCCGCTCGTACGCGCGTGCCTCGCGCCGCCAGGCGTCCACGCCGGACATCCCGCGGCCTGGCCGCGTGCGGCCCGAGCAGCTGGAGAAGCGGCCGACTTTCGGTGTCGTGCTGGACACTTCCGGCTCGATGGACTCCACACTGCTCGGCAAGGCACTCGGCGCGATCGCCTCGTACGCGACCAGCCGCGACGTGCCGGCGGCGCGCGTCGTCTTCTGCGACGCCGTCGCATACGACGCCGGCTATCTGCCGGTGGAGTCGATCGCCGGCAGGGTGCGCGTGCGCGGTCGCGGCGGGACGATCCTGCAGCCTGGCGTACAACTTCTGGAGCGTGCGCCGGACTTCCCCGCCGACGGGCCGATCCTCATCATCACCGACGGTGCCTGCGACGTCGTACGCGTGCGCCGCGAACACGCCTTCCTCATCCCGGCCGGCGCCTCGTTGCCCTTCCGCACCAAGGCCCCGGTCTTCCGCGTCCGCTGAATTCTGGCCCCCCGAATCCGAGCCTGCCAGCCGCCGCCGACAGTTTCCCCGACCCTCGCGCAGGCTCCTTGCCCGATTGTCACCTGTTATGACAAACCCGCAGCTCAGGTCCCGACCCGACGACGCAATCGGAATCCGATTGCGTCGTCGGTTTCGTCGTAGGTGGCGAGGAGGCTGGTTCGGAGGGACCATTTTTGGCCGTCCAGGTTGCAGGGGGCCGTACGGACCGGTTGGCTGGCCGGATGGCGGAAATCGTGACGACCGGGACCGGCAAGGTGGAGCGGATCGCCGACCGGGCTCAGCTGACCGTGGCGTTCGAGGCGTCGGCGACGACCAGGGCCGAGGCGGTCGGCGGCCTCAACACCAGGCTGGCCGATGTCGAGCAGCTGGTGCAGGCCGTCGGCGTACGCGTGGCGAGCCGGCAGCTGTCGGTCAACGAGCGCTGGGAGCGCCGGCGCCGGGTCGGCAGCGTGGCGCGCCAGCAGTACGTGCTGGTGTTCCGCGACCTGGCGCAGCTGCCCGACCTGGTCGGCAAGCTCGCCGCGATCGAGCCGGCAACCCTCGACGGACCGCACTGGCTGCTGGCCGAGACGACCGACGCGCGCCGCGAGGCGCAGGCCGCGGCGGTGACCGACGCGCGGATCATCGCCGAAGGTTACGCGGCGGCGGTCGGCGCGCAGCTGGGTCCGCTGCTCAAACTCACCGACGAGCAGACCCATCACGCGATGATGGCGGCGTACGGCGGCGCGCCGGCGGTCGACGTGAGCAACCTCAGCCTCGAACCGGAGCTGGTCGCGGTGACCGCCACCTGTGTGACCACGTGGCAGCTGCTCTGATGCCTCCGCGGCTGCGCCAGGTCGTGCTCGACACCACCGATCCGCGAGCACTGGCCGAGTTTTACCGGCAGTTGCTCGGTTTCCACCTCCGGCCCGGCGACGGCGACGACTGGGCCGTCCTGCTCGATGACGACGGCCAGCCGCGGCTGGCGTTCCAGCAGGTGCCGGAGCTCGCGCCGACCACCTGGCCGGAGCCGGGCATCGCTCAGCAGATGCACCTGGATCTGACCGTGCCGTCGAAGGCGGAGCTGGACGCGCAGCACGAGCGCGCGCTCGCGCTCGGCGCGCGTCTGCGCGACGACCAGTCCGACGACGAGGAGGAGCCGCTGCGCGTGTACGCCGACCCGTCCGGCCATCTGTTCTGCATCTTCGTGGTTGCACCGCTATCTACTCCCGGGTAAGTTGCGGCGATGGACTCGGAATCGTTGTCCGGCCTGTCGCCGGCCGAGCTGGTCGACCTGCTGGAGACGCTCGATCCGGACGACGACCGCATCCGGCAGCTCGACCTCAACGCACTGGCCACCGGCATCGATCCGCGCAAGCTCGGCCGGGCCGACTTCGTACGCGCGCTCAGCCAGATCGACCGGCTGGCCGCCGCCGGCGCCGATCTCGAACTGTC
The Fodinicola acaciae DNA segment above includes these coding regions:
- a CDS encoding vWA domain-containing protein, with amino-acid sequence MSRQAAANKRKERRLAALQGGWRIVYGHPALGRLAESVPASDAGSMGGTYAVVDTSGCVHQNTEIDVEPAEWAWIFTHLLLHLGLGHLERETLLEADAILPDGTVDPAYVAAGCVAANRFAASVRVGKPLVWLPAFPDGTEESLRTSWRQDGIPPEFRSCGTGGDGPCLVIADDFHQPRPVQPWLKRPVYPDLFTAGLADAITAAVQSAAEARGQVVRGKAMRAWDHALAWFVSSYPLLGAVATGLTIVSDVDLAQAWDISIAAVNAEFGEIYVNPYASLSTDEWRFVLAHEMLHAALRHGDRADGRDHYLWNVACDYVINGWLVDMAVGSMPPDCLYDQSLAGLSAESIYDTLVTDLRRARRLTTFGGRAAGDILGDWLSAPAAADRRSSRRAPALPWDGRVKGTSLDDFYRRALAAGLEYHHESGRGRLPAGLEEEIRALDHPPLDWDARLARWFDEHVRPPEPVRSYARASRRQASTPDIPRPGRVRPEQLEKRPTFGVVLDTSGSMDSTLLGKALGAIASYATSRDVPAARVVFCDAVAYDAGYLPVESIAGRVRVRGRGGTILQPGVQLLERAPDFPADGPILIITDGACDVVRVRREHAFLIPAGASLPFRTKAPVFRVR
- a CDS encoding SIMPL domain-containing protein, with amino-acid sequence MAEIVTTGTGKVERIADRAQLTVAFEASATTRAEAVGGLNTRLADVEQLVQAVGVRVASRQLSVNERWERRRRVGSVARQQYVLVFRDLAQLPDLVGKLAAIEPATLDGPHWLLAETTDARREAQAAAVTDARIIAEGYAAAVGAQLGPLLKLTDEQTHHAMMAAYGGAPAVDVSNLSLEPELVAVTATCVTTWQLL
- a CDS encoding VOC family protein codes for the protein MPPRLRQVVLDTTDPRALAEFYRQLLGFHLRPGDGDDWAVLLDDDGQPRLAFQQVPELAPTTWPEPGIAQQMHLDLTVPSKAELDAQHERALALGARLRDDQSDDEEEPLRVYADPSGHLFCIFVVAPLSTPG